One genomic window of Monomorium pharaonis isolate MP-MQ-018 unplaced genomic scaffold, ASM1337386v2 scaffold_574, whole genome shotgun sequence includes the following:
- the LOC105834646 gene encoding protein phosphatase 1 regulatory subunit 3B isoform X2: protein MCSIAMPAELILHSPPVYSPLLYGPLVVTAPTITSRSSPRIRPCLSSGSLSLDSLRNNDGKQKKRVVFADDRGRPLTQVRVMSEPSNVPPLWSTAYVAGLTGGLLNMSKALSQEAAQDSTPPWQVTFPQPASDYLAFRRKLDQDNVSLENVIVRESEQCLVGTVKVRNLAYDKEIVVRATSDSWSTHEDVHCTYVAQPGSPGPLILYDTFRFRLTLPVTSNVIEFCVRYRSDGKEMWDNNDGKNYVVRKKQDVAVSFPKD, encoded by the exons ATGTGTTCGATAGCAATGCCGGCCGAACTGATTCTCCACAGTCCCCCGGTGTACAGCCCCCTGCTGTACGGCCCCTTAGTAGTCACGGCCCCGACGATCACCAGCCGGTCGTCGCCCAGAATCAGGCCGTGCCTTTCTTCGGGGTCCTTATCGTTGGACTCACTACGAAACAACGATGGCAAGCAAAAGAAACGGGTGGTATTCGCCGATGATCGCGGCCGCCCTCTCACACag GTTCGCGTGATGTCGGAACCGAGCAACGTACCGCCACTGTGGAGCACGGCTTACGTGGCCGGCCTGACCGGGGGTCTGCTCAACATGTCGAAGGCTCTGAGTCAGGAAGCGGCGCAGGATAGCACGCCGCCTTGGCAGGTCACCTTTCCGCAGCCGGCAAGCGACTATCTCGCCTTCCGGCGTAAGCTCGATCAGGACAATGTCAGCCTGGAGAACGTGATCGTGCGCGAATCCGAGCAGTGCCTGGTGGGCACGGTGAAGGTGCGGAATCTGGCCTACGACAAGGAGATCGTGGTGAGGGCCACCAGCGATAGCTGGTCTACCCACGAGGACGTGCACTGCACGTACGTGGCTCAACCGGGTTCCCCGGGTCCCCTCATTCTGTACGACACCTTCCGCTTCCGGCTCACCTTGCCGGTGACGTCGAATGTCATCGAGTTCTGCGTGAGATATCGCTCGGACGGCAAGGAAATGTGGGACAACAACGACGGCAAAAACTACGTGGTTCGCAAAAAGCAGGACGTAG CGGTGAGCTTTCCAAAGGATTGA
- the LOC105834646 gene encoding protein phosphatase 1 regulatory subunit 3B isoform X3: protein MCSIAMPAELILHSPPVYSPLLYGPLVVTAPTITSRSSPRIRPCLSSGSLSLDSLRNNDGKQKKRVVFADDRGRPLTQVRVMSEPSNVPPLWSTAYVAGLTGGLLNMSKALSQEAAQDSTPPWQVTFPQPASDYLAFRRKLDQDNVSLENVIVRESEQCLVGTVKVRNLAYDKEIVVRATSDSWSTHEDVHCTYVAQPGSPGPLILYDTFRFRLTLPVTSNVIEFCVRYRSDGKEMWDNNDGKNYVVRKKQDR, encoded by the exons ATGTGTTCGATAGCAATGCCGGCCGAACTGATTCTCCACAGTCCCCCGGTGTACAGCCCCCTGCTGTACGGCCCCTTAGTAGTCACGGCCCCGACGATCACCAGCCGGTCGTCGCCCAGAATCAGGCCGTGCCTTTCTTCGGGGTCCTTATCGTTGGACTCACTACGAAACAACGATGGCAAGCAAAAGAAACGGGTGGTATTCGCCGATGATCGCGGCCGCCCTCTCACACag GTTCGCGTGATGTCGGAACCGAGCAACGTACCGCCACTGTGGAGCACGGCTTACGTGGCCGGCCTGACCGGGGGTCTGCTCAACATGTCGAAGGCTCTGAGTCAGGAAGCGGCGCAGGATAGCACGCCGCCTTGGCAGGTCACCTTTCCGCAGCCGGCAAGCGACTATCTCGCCTTCCGGCGTAAGCTCGATCAGGACAATGTCAGCCTGGAGAACGTGATCGTGCGCGAATCCGAGCAGTGCCTGGTGGGCACGGTGAAGGTGCGGAATCTGGCCTACGACAAGGAGATCGTGGTGAGGGCCACCAGCGATAGCTGGTCTACCCACGAGGACGTGCACTGCACGTACGTGGCTCAACCGGGTTCCCCGGGTCCCCTCATTCTGTACGACACCTTCCGCTTCCGGCTCACCTTGCCGGTGACGTCGAATGTCATCGAGTTCTGCGTGAGATATCGCTCGGACGGCAAGGAAATGTGGGACAACAACGACGGCAAAAACTACGTGGTTCGCAAAAAGCAGGAC CGGTGA
- the LOC105834646 gene encoding protein phosphatase 1 regulatory subunit 3C isoform X1 yields MCSIAMPAELILHSPPVYSPLLYGPLVVTAPTITSRSSPRIRPCLSSGSLSLDSLRNNDGKQKKRVVFADDRGRPLTQVRVMSEPSNVPPLWSTAYVAGLTGGLLNMSKALSQEAAQDSTPPWQVTFPQPASDYLAFRRKLDQDNVSLENVIVRESEQCLVGTVKVRNLAYDKEIVVRATSDSWSTHEDVHCTYVAQPGSPGPLILYDTFRFRLTLPVTSNVIEFCVRYRSDGKEMWDNNDGKNYVVRKKQDPRVAATRYDSIQTTKCDGLVNGNEMRDGVPQNADATRLNMRTWSEFASWQHLTNDAPYW; encoded by the exons ATGTGTTCGATAGCAATGCCGGCCGAACTGATTCTCCACAGTCCCCCGGTGTACAGCCCCCTGCTGTACGGCCCCTTAGTAGTCACGGCCCCGACGATCACCAGCCGGTCGTCGCCCAGAATCAGGCCGTGCCTTTCTTCGGGGTCCTTATCGTTGGACTCACTACGAAACAACGATGGCAAGCAAAAGAAACGGGTGGTATTCGCCGATGATCGCGGCCGCCCTCTCACACag GTTCGCGTGATGTCGGAACCGAGCAACGTACCGCCACTGTGGAGCACGGCTTACGTGGCCGGCCTGACCGGGGGTCTGCTCAACATGTCGAAGGCTCTGAGTCAGGAAGCGGCGCAGGATAGCACGCCGCCTTGGCAGGTCACCTTTCCGCAGCCGGCAAGCGACTATCTCGCCTTCCGGCGTAAGCTCGATCAGGACAATGTCAGCCTGGAGAACGTGATCGTGCGCGAATCCGAGCAGTGCCTGGTGGGCACGGTGAAGGTGCGGAATCTGGCCTACGACAAGGAGATCGTGGTGAGGGCCACCAGCGATAGCTGGTCTACCCACGAGGACGTGCACTGCACGTACGTGGCTCAACCGGGTTCCCCGGGTCCCCTCATTCTGTACGACACCTTCCGCTTCCGGCTCACCTTGCCGGTGACGTCGAATGTCATCGAGTTCTGCGTGAGATATCGCTCGGACGGCAAGGAAATGTGGGACAACAACGACGGCAAAAACTACGTGGTTCGCAAAAAGCAGGAC CCCCGAGTAGCAGCCACGCGATACGACAGCATCCAGACGACGAAATGCGACGGGCTCGTCAACGGTAACGAGATGAGGGATGGCGTGCCGCAGAACGCGGATGCCACCAGGTTGAACATGCGTACCTGGAGCGAGTTCGCGTCTTGGCAGCATCTGACCAACGACGCGCCCTACTGGTGA